TGCGTTGCCGGCGGTGACTGTGCCgtttttctacaaaatataACGATTTCAAGCATCCAttcggaaaagttacgtgaccCTTTAACACGTTCCTTATCAAGCCTTTGTAGTTGTCATTTTCAGGCCACGCATTCTAAAAATGCATATACGTTATAGGTACCTTTGATATGTAAAACTTGGACTTGATATGTAAAATACGTTTGAAGTATGTAGAATTGatctattttttgaaatatgtaaaacttATCTATTTGTTCGCTTTTTGCGAgcaggaaatttaattttagagTAAATAGTGAAACTAACAGACATTATCATAAAACATGTAATAGTCCAACCTTATgccaacaattattttcttatattattttatcttatctaccaatgataaaaaaatgtcaCTCGGCCTTAAAATGAGTTTCAATATGTATCAAGAATGATATATGCAGCACATGCCACGTGTTAATGAATGCAAAATATTCTCGTACCGGCCTGAATGCTGGTCTTAGCTTCGCGAGCTTCTCCGCAGTCGTCCCGAATTTTGGAAATTCGTCCTTCGATACGACGACGGGTTCCTTTTTCTCCGCGATAATCACCGGGACGATTTCCTTATCGAAATGTCCAGCGACGATCGCGGCCTCCGCCTTCTGCTGAGACTTGCTCGCGTAGGCGTCCTGCGCCTCTCTGCTTATCGCGTATTTCTCAGCAATGTTCTCAGCTGTTGGCGAACAAGATGAATAATTGAAGAATATCCGGTGAGGATTAGACTCGTGAAATTCCTGGCAAAGAAATCGAATACTGAAATTAGTAATTAGTAGTAATTCTGCCTTACCTGTAATCGCCATGTGAATGTCGTAAAAGGCATCCATCAAGCCATCCTCCATCAACGTATCAACCAAGTTACAATTCCCAAATTTTATACCCTCCCTGAGACAAACGGCGTGCGGCGCTCTGCTCATGCTCTCTTGACCGCCGGCCACTATCACATCGCTCTCGCCTGATTTTATGGAACAATAACCAGTTACTACAGACCTGCGACGTATCACACAATGCGTTATGACGTTATTTCGCATACGGGACGTGCTGCCTAATTTACTGAAATACATATTACgcgacatatatatacatatatgtacatatcatTTGTTCATACTTTAGACCGGAGCCGCATAgcatatttaattgataagCAGGCACATCGACAGGTATTCCGGCGTTTATCGCTGCTTGCCTAGCAGGATTCTGACCTTCCATTGCAGTCAGTAtctagaaaaaaaatgtgttcccttttttattatgtaagtAACATTATACTTGCAAATACATACTTGTAgcatttctttatctttttcaatgaatTCACTATTTTACGTATCAATATCGAACTAACACATACCTGTCCCATGATAACTTC
The Ooceraea biroi isolate clonal line C1 chromosome 12, Obir_v5.4, whole genome shotgun sequence DNA segment above includes these coding regions:
- the LOC105282234 gene encoding acetyl-CoA acetyltransferase isoform X2, which codes for MNDRGVVIVSAVRSPIGSFRGSLASLKASELGSIVVKESLTRAGLNGADVSEVIMGQILTAMEGQNPARQAAINAGIPVDVPAYQLNMLCGSGLKSVVTGYCSIKSGESDVIVAGGQESMSRAPHAVCLREGIKFGNCNLVDTLMEDGLMDAFYDIHMAITGKAELLLITNFSIRFLCQEFHESNPHRIFFNYSSCSPTAENIAEKYAISREAQDAYASKSQQKAEAAIVAGHFDKEIVPVIIAEKKEPVVVSKDEFPKFGTTAEKLAKLRPAFRPKNGTVTAGNASGVNDGAAAVVLMSQEAAERKGIPSLANIVAVAQVGVEPQFMGLGPIGAIKLVLKKANWTKEEVDFYELNEAFAAQAIACVQELGLDPEKVNVNGGAIALGHPVGSSGTRILVTLLHTLERTGKRKGVASLCIGGGMGIAVAVERK
- the LOC105282234 gene encoding acetyl-CoA acetyltransferase isoform X1, producing the protein MNDRGVVIVSAVRSPIGSFRGSLASLKASELGSIVVKESLTRAGLNGADVSEVIMGQILTAMEGQNPARQAAINAGIPVDVPAYQLNMLCGSGLNKLGSTSRMRNNVITHCVIRRRSVVTGYCSIKSGESDVIVAGGQESMSRAPHAVCLREGIKFGNCNLVDTLMEDGLMDAFYDIHMAITGKAELLLITNFSIRFLCQEFHESNPHRIFFNYSSCSPTAENIAEKYAISREAQDAYASKSQQKAEAAIVAGHFDKEIVPVIIAEKKEPVVVSKDEFPKFGTTAEKLAKLRPAFRPKNGTVTAGNASGVNDGAAAVVLMSQEAAERKGIPSLANIVAVAQVGVEPQFMGLGPIGAIKLVLKKANWTKEEVDFYELNEAFAAQAIACVQELGLDPEKVNVNGGAIALGHPVGSSGTRILVTLLHTLERTGKRKGVASLCIGGGMGIAVAVERK
- the LOC105282234 gene encoding acetyl-CoA acetyltransferase isoform X3, whose translation is MNDRGVVIVSAVRSPIGSFRGSLASLKASELGSIVVKESLTRAGLNGADVSEVIMGQILTAMEGQNPARQAAINAGIPVDVPAYQLNMLCGSGLNKLGSTSRMRNNVITHCVIRRRSVVTGYCSIKSGESDVIVAGGQESMSRAPHAVCLREGIKFGNCNLVDTLMEDGLMDAFYDIHMAITAENIAEKYAISREAQDAYASKSQQKAEAAIVAGHFDKEIVPVIIAEKKEPVVVSKDEFPKFGTTAEKLAKLRPAFRPKNGTVTAGNASGVNDGAAAVVLMSQEAAERKGIPSLANIVAVAQVGVEPQFMGLGPIGAIKLVLKKANWTKEEVDFYELNEAFAAQAIACVQELGLDPEKVNVNGGAIALGHPVGSSGTRILVTLLHTLERTGKRKGVASLCIGGGMGIAVAVERK
- the LOC105282234 gene encoding acetyl-CoA acetyltransferase isoform X5 — encoded protein: MNDRGVVIVSAVRSPIGSFRGSLASLKASELGSIVVKESLTRAGLNGADVSEVIMGQILTAMEGQNPARQAAINAGIPVDVPAYQLNMLCGSGLNKLGSTSRMRNNVITHCVIRRRSVVTGYCSIKSGESDVIVAGGQESMSRAPHAVCLREGIKFGNCNLVDTLMEDGLMDAFYDIHMAITGKAELLLITNFSIRFLCQEFHESNPHRIFFNYSSCSPTAENIAEKYAISREAQDAYASKSQQKAEAAIVAGHFDKEIVPVIIAEKKEPVVVSKDEFPKFGTTAEKLAKLRPAFRPKNGTVTAGNASGVNDGAAAVVLMSQEAAERKGIPSLANIVAVAQVGVEPQFMGLGPIGAIN
- the LOC105282234 gene encoding acetyl-CoA acetyltransferase, cytosolic isoform X4, with translation MNDRGVVIVSAVRSPIGSFRGSLASLKASELGSIVVKESLTRAGLNGADVSEVIMGQILTAMEGQNPARQAAINAGIPVDVPAYQLNMLCGSGLKSVVTGYCSIKSGESDVIVAGGQESMSRAPHAVCLREGIKFGNCNLVDTLMEDGLMDAFYDIHMAITAENIAEKYAISREAQDAYASKSQQKAEAAIVAGHFDKEIVPVIIAEKKEPVVVSKDEFPKFGTTAEKLAKLRPAFRPKNGTVTAGNASGVNDGAAAVVLMSQEAAERKGIPSLANIVAVAQVGVEPQFMGLGPIGAIKLVLKKANWTKEEVDFYELNEAFAAQAIACVQELGLDPEKVNVNGGAIALGHPVGSSGTRILVTLLHTLERTGKRKGVASLCIGGGMGIAVAVERK